Below is a window of Camelina sativa cultivar DH55 chromosome 11, Cs, whole genome shotgun sequence DNA.
CGAAATCGCAAAAAGAATTAATAGGGAACTCACCAGCTCTGGATCATCCAGCATACTTACCCCACAAGGCTCCTACAAATGCACACAACTGAGCATGGAGAATCTGTTTCAATCCCAGCTCGGCCATAGCGTTGGTCAGTCGAGCCTTATTCTGAAAAAGAGTGCCTCTAGAAACTACATGGTGCAACAAACCAGATCCAACTTGTTGCCTGTGGGAGGATGTCGCGGATATTCTAGTGGCGTGTTGCCTTTGAACAACGAAATGAGAAGCTTTTCGGCAACACATCAAGTGTCTCTAGTTCCTGGGCTTGGACAATATGTTACACCAAATGGTTCTTTGGGTATGCAAAGCAACTACACTGGGATCAACGTAGATGCAAATGGAAATCTACTTGGAGCTGATGGAGCCGGCCGAGTTGATGGTAATGCTTATGGCTCTCCTGGTGCCATGAACTTGGATGTCAATTACAACAATATGAGTGACCATGGAAGATCAACTCCGATTCTTCCTTCTACATTTGGAAAGTCCTTATCCAACGGCGGTCAGACGCAGAGCAATTTGTTTGCACAAATGGGTGCTTGGGCTTCTAGAAGCACCTTGGGGACATCTCAAGCTCCTCGAATAGGGCAACATGGTACAAGAAATGATGTTTACAACGCTGGGATCAATACAAATGAATATATAGATTTGACTGGACGTGGTGGAGCAAGATTTAATGGCACTCCTGGTGAAATTGTGGGCACAATGAACAATAACATGACAAACCAAGGAAGTTCAACTTCGAGGCTACAAAGAATTTCGAATGCGCAACTGGATGGTCTGATACCTATACTAGAGAGTCTGAGCGTGTGCAATAATGACACTGGCAATACAGTTAACTCCCAATTTGATCAGAATCAGGTAGAGTAACTTATAACCGTATTAACTAATTTAACcttctttaatattattttacataaatgaaGCTAATGTTGTGATTTATATGTGATGGTTTGAGTAGCATAAAGGTCAAGTGAGTGCTGGAAACTCTGGATTGTCCAACGATGTTCCTGAAGGAAGTGCAACTAGCAATTCGAAATTTGATCACGTAAGTgcatgattttatatttttttaaatagtatatatatacgtatacatattagtgtgtgtgtgtgtgtgattcaTATGTGATGATTTGAGCAGCATCAAGAGCAAGTGGGTGCTGAAGATTCTGAAGCATCCAACGATGCTCTTCTtgagaatataattaataattggAGTAATTTCGATAATGTAAgtcaatttttatattactctttctttttttaatagtattttagtggtatatatatgtgtgattCATATGTGATTATTTGACCAGCTGTATCAAGGTCAAGTGAGTGCTGGAAATCATGAACTGTCCAACACTGCTCTTCTTCAGAAGTTTACAAACTGGAGCTTTAATAACGTAAGTCATGTTTACATTCCTTTTATCTACTGGCATAGATATGTGATTATTTGACTAGCATTATGGTGATCAAGTGAGTGCTGAAAATTCTAAATTGAACGATATTTTTCTTGAAAAGTATGTGATTAATAATTGTAGCTTTGATAATGTAAGCCATGATTATATTACTTTCTTTTAGTAGCATATATAAGCGGTTTATATGAGATGATGTATGCAGCATCAAGGTCAAGTTGAAAGCAATGCACTTAATAATTGGAGATTTAGTAACATAAGCCATGTctatattacttattattagtggtatttatatatgtgattatttgACCAGCATCAAGATCAAGTGGGTGCTGGAAATCCTGAACTGTTCAACAATGTTCTTCTGGAAGGGAATGCCATTAATAATTGGAGCTTTAATAATTACGTAagtcataattaattataaaactttttttctttctaatggCATAAATATGTGATTTATATGTGTGATTATTTAAGCAGCATCAAGGTCAAGTGAGTGCTGGAAATCCTAATTTGCCCAATGGTATTGCTCTTGGAGAGAATATGATTAATAACTGGAGCTATGATAACGTAAGCCATGTTTATACTATTACTTTCTTTAAGtagcatatatattatatatatagtgtgatCTATATATGATGATTTGAACAGCATCAGGGTCAAGTGAGTGCTGAAAATTTTGGACTGTCCAACGATATTCTTCTTGAAGGAAATGTAATTAACAATTGGAGCTTTAATAACGTAagtcatatttatatattttactcttagtatcatatactatatatatatatatatatatgatttatatgcATGTGATGATTTGCGCTTGCAGTATCAAAGTCAAGTGAATGTTGGAAATTATGAATTGGCCAATGGTGTTTTTCAAAATGCATTTGGTAATGGGAGCTTTGATATTGTAAGTcatgtatatataacttttaaaattaatttatatatagtgataTATGTAGTGATATATGTAGTGATATATGTGATGATTTAATTAAGCAGCATCAAGGTCAAGTGAATGCTGGATATCCTGAATCCGCCAACAATGTTCTTTTTGAAAGGAGCAATTGGAACTTTGGTAACGTAAGTCATGTTTATTTTTAACCCTTTTTTTAGTAGCATATATAACTGTGTACattgtatatatctatatgGAGAGAAAATTTatgaatcatatatacataatctATGATTTAGGTGAATGACAACCCTACTGAGAAAACATTCAACTCTGTCGATGCTAATTCGAAAATGCACATTCCTAATCCCGGCATGAACGCAATAACCCaggtaactatatatataattatttttacctTACAATGACATGACAAACCATtgatatttaaacaattattGGATCCATAGGAGGAACAAAGCAGGAATGAACAAGCATTGAACTATCTTGCTGTTAATTCGGAGATGTATCTTCCTACTCCAGATATGAACGCTATCAATCAGGTAactatgaatataatttttccTTGAATCACTTTCATGCAAATTATTAACGtgacaaataatttgatatttgaacATTAATTGCATAGGAACAAGGTAGGGATGAACAAACATTGAACTCTATCGCTGCTAGTTCGGAGATGCGTATTCCTAGTCCTACTCCCGACATGAGCACTCTCAATCTGGTAACtataaatatcttttattttgaattattttcatGTGAAATGACATGACAAATAATTGatatttaaacattaaattGCATAGGAACAAGGAGTTGTTTCGGCGGAAGTTCCATTGTCACCAATCGATCAGCTGGTAAAATGCTTTAAACCTTTTGAACCccattttgtttcaaattaaattttggttATAGTTCTTTTCGAATTTTATTGAATTCTACATCACGTACACTTtgaagggggggggggggggNNNNNNNNNNNNNNNNNNNGGGGGGGGAAAGCTAATTATATACCAATACcttattctcatttttataccaatatttatatttctagTTTAGGAATGTCACGTGTGAACTACATTCGAACTTCTCTTATCAAATTAACTGACtggtttgtgtttatgttttctGATATAGGATTCGACGACCGAAGGAGACTGCATGGACTTTATGATCGATATTGATGACTTGTTCTAAAAGAGGCCCTCTCTATTTCGCTTTCAATAAAAGTATCTGATTAATATCTGATAACTTTGTTATGTCGTTCTTTAAGACTATATTTAAATTTCGgatattgttttggtttaagaCTATTTAAATTGGGATATTTGTTCTGGTttgagattatatttaaattttggatatttgttttggttttgacattatatttatattttggatatttcttTAATCGTCATATTTAATTTGGATGATGTTTTATGAAgttaatagattatatatatatatatatattcagtgaTTGTAGTTGTAGATCTAtgcttagaagttagaacagtataatttataatttttatatgtagtTTATACTTTGATACGTGTAAAGAAGTTCGGCTCTTCACATTTTAAACACAAGCTTCTAATGCAGGAGTCTAGCTAATCGcctcaaaactcttttttttttttgggggcaaaTCACCTCAAAACTTTtaatactctttttattttaattttaattcgtCTCCGTCTCTGTAATCCATTTTAATACTAAAGCCGACTGTTTAAATTAATCTGtaattttttaggatttattttataaaattatcatTTGTATAAGCTTTGTTCTGTCGTCAGAACCGTTTGTGTAGTCTTAAATTTGTTGgtatacgaaaaaaaaaaaaacgtttgcCAAAAACCATTCAGACTTCAGAAATAAAGCGACGAATTTAGAAACTATATGagcaatattattatttttccctACATCAGGTTTACAACGACTGCTTGGAAGTTTATGGTTTGTCCCTAAGCAACACACGACAACAAAATTAGATAATGTAACCGAAAAGACTAATCACAACtagacaccaaaaaaaaaagagagtcacATATGTTACAAGAAATCTGGGagcaaaatatttaatatgtaaAGTATAGTGTATCTGGGagcaaaatatttaatatgtatCTTAGTTGAATAATTCCCATTTGTGATTTGGTTGAACCGGTTGAACTGTTTGTGCCGTGGCCGCGGAAGTAGAATGGGAATCAAAGGTTTCCCATCTCGTAGTTATGATCACCGAAGGACTTGATGAGGGGGCCGTTGGTTTCCTTGGTACTTGCTCATCAAATGTCAGCAAATCCTGTTTCTTGTATGGCGGTTGCGTTTGTGGTTTTGGCTGCAtttgcggttgcggttgtgTGGAGTTTTTGATCTTCAACAAGTCGAGTGCCTCAACATACTTCTGTAATCTTTCCCCCTTCCAATATTTTCAAATCCAATCATTAGAAAACAGTGTTTTCAAAACACATTAgactcaaatatatatatatatatatatatatatatatttaaaaaagctTATCAACtgcaaaaattattaataacaaGACTTTAGTTTATGCTTATGATAGGTAGCTTATACTAATAAGAGTTATGTCATTCCATAGAATTTCTAGGTTTGATTAGTAACACGAAGACGAAGTCATGACTACAAAGAAAAGATCTTAAAGTTAAcctgtatcttcttcttcaatttaaaGTCACCATCTCCTGAGATAGAATCGAGTTTAACCAGTTGATTCATCAACATGTCCATCAAATTCTCCAGATTCTTCTCCTCAACTTTTCCTCCTTTACCAATCACTGTATCAAACGCCGACagctaaaatccaaaaataaaataaaataaaattaaaaacaaataattctaAACTTCAATTTACGAGACCAAACAAGAAAGTGTTATCGGAGAAATTAGGAATTTATAAAAAGTCGTTGTTATACTTGGCCGGCGAGTTTTTGGACTTGGAAGGTAATGTCGGAGATTGCTCTAGTAGATTTGTCATGGAGTGAGATTTTTCTCAACTCGAGGAGACGTTTCTCCTGAGAAATCGGATCATCTTTGAGAACAAGTTTGGAACGATCTTTAACACCGGAAAGATCAAGAAACATctttgaatctctttctttgtctttgtaTATGATCTTCATGTCTTGATGATGAACTCCTAACACACCAGACAATTTCTTCTTTAGCTCTCCTATccatttataataaaaacaatcaaattcagaagacaaaaacaaaaacagagcataaggtagtaataaattgttttttttggttgttgtgtaCCAAAACTAGATTGAGAGTTGATACTGATCTCGTGGTGAACCGACCCGTATTTGACCCGAACCCGAATAACACGTGGCACGTTGGAGCTTTGATCCGTTCGTTTCTGTACAACCATTCCTCCAGGTCGGAGCTCTAATTCACCGTCGCCGGAAGTCTTCCCCGTTGTTCcactttgcattttcatcattttttaaaagtcttttggGGTGGTTtaattttctgataaaaaatAGTGAAAGAGAGACGAGAGAAATGATGAGATGAACTGGACGTCTGAACacgatcaagaagaagaataaagaaacgtctcaacaaaataaatatactttttgttttttaataaattaatatttccgTTTCTACACAGAACTCGTGGA
It encodes the following:
- the LOC109127452 gene encoding uncharacterized protein LOC109127452 produces the protein MNGETNSADGSNENEMIASTISSNGGNSHGRAPKKAKLRWKNELQQKFLEAIDHLGLRKAMPKTIQEFMNVKGVTRTHIASHLQKYRRHLKKVKLNAKRAEIAKRINRELTSSGSSSILTPQGSYKCTQLSMENLFQSQLGHSVGQSSLILKKSASRNYMVQQTRSNLLPVGGCRGYSSGVLPLNNEMRSFSATHQVSLVPGLGQYVTPNGSLGMQSNYTGINVDANGNLLGADGAGRVDGNAYGSPGAMNLDVNYNNMSDHGRSTPILPSTFGKSLSNGGQTQSNLFAQMGAWASRSTLGTSQAPRIGQHGTRNDVYNAGINTNEYIDLTGRGGARFNGTPGEIVGTMNNNMTNQGSSTSRLQRISNAQLDGLIPILESLSVCNNDTGNTVNSQFDQNQVE
- the LOC104726824 gene encoding BAG family molecular chaperone regulator 2-like isoform X2, giving the protein MMKMQSGTTGKTSGDGELELRPGGMVVQKRTDQSSNVPRVIRVRVKYGSVHHEISINSQSSFGVHHQDMKIIYKDKERDSKMFLDLSGVKDRSKLVLKDDPISQEKRLLELRKISLHDKSTRAISDITFQVQKLAGQLSAFDTVIGKGGKVEEKNLENLMDMLMNQLVKLDSISGDGDFKLKKKIQGERLQKYVEALDLLKIKNSTQPQPQMQPKPQTQPPYKKQDLLTFDEQVPRKPTAPSSSPSVIITTRWETFDSHSTSAATAQTVQPVQPNHKWELFN
- the LOC104726824 gene encoding BAG family molecular chaperone regulator 2-like isoform X1 encodes the protein MMKMQSGTTGKTSGDGELELRPGGMVVQKRTDQSSNVPRVIRVRVKYGSVHHEISINSQSSFGELKKKLSGVLGVHHQDMKIIYKDKERDSKMFLDLSGVKDRSKLVLKDDPISQEKRLLELRKISLHDKSTRAISDITFQVQKLAGQLSAFDTVIGKGGKVEEKNLENLMDMLMNQLVKLDSISGDGDFKLKKKIQGERLQKYVEALDLLKIKNSTQPQPQMQPKPQTQPPYKKQDLLTFDEQVPRKPTAPSSSPSVIITTRWETFDSHSTSAATAQTVQPVQPNHKWELFN